A window of Hirundo rustica isolate bHirRus1 chromosome 27, bHirRus1.pri.v3, whole genome shotgun sequence contains these coding sequences:
- the GHDC gene encoding GH3 domain-containing protein, producing the protein MLQAVAVAAVVAVVVAVAVAIPALRHRLVCFALRRAGRRYRRRLEAPGSAVRLSQERRLRRLLGTGTGTAGGSEEFQERHPLGQPCRREAPADPLPSLRLWALFPGCWDTDPRLQGSLLYLDALGAAFPRALARRGTALLHWSPGCPRGPAGWPLPSLYCTPAAAGTLPLRAAALRVQLLFALRQRALRVLEAGLAAELHDALVALRTEWPQLARELALGRLSPRPGLPEGLQDQLQALLTPDAARAAELRAECARGFEGIALRLWPQLEVVVVRTAHGAERLYCDSLRQADCRGLPFYCPFYQAAGALLGINLWPVEPVPRFLLCPDWAFCEFLPCLASKEPRTVLLDELWEGREYGLVVTAQPGEYRCRTGEVLKVTGFHKQCPMVEPVRRESQTLSVRGESIPEEQFCQSLCRALTMWPGARLIDYVCVESSLLGDSSGPCAPHYEVFMELQGLRDLSEGQRYKLDQCLQEDFPTYKSFRFKGSIGALRLHLVRPGSFSRLREALGSPTPMPRVLREEQLLRLIQESVIS; encoded by the exons ATGCTGCAGGCGGTGGCGGTCGCGGCGGTAGTGGCCGTGGTCGTGGCCGTGGCCGTGGCCATCCCCGCGCTACGGCACCGCCTGGTTTGTTTTGCGCTGCGCCGCGCCGGGCGCCGGTACCGGCGGCGGCTGGAGGCTCCGGGCAGCGCCGTGCGGCTGAGCCAGGAGCGGCGGCTGCGGCGCCTGCtgggcaccggcaccgggacgGCCGGCG GCTCCGAGGAGTTCCAGGAGCGGCATCCCCTGGGGCAGCCCTGTCGCCGCGAAGCGCCGGCGGATCCGCTTCCCTCGCTGCGTCTCTGGGCTCTGTTCCCCGGCTGCTGGGACACCGACCCCCGGCTGCAG GGCTCCCTGCTCTACCTGGACGCCCTCGGCGCCGCCTTTCCACGGGCGCTGGCCCGCCGGGGCACGGCCCTGCTGCACTGGAGCCCTGGCTGTCCCCGCGGCCCGGCGGGGTGGCCGCTGCCCAGCCTGTACTGCACCCCGGCCGCAGCGGGCACCCTGCCCCTGCGGGCGGCCGCGCTGCGGGTGCAGCTGCTCTTTGCCCTGCGGCAGCGGGCGCTGCGGGTGCTGGAGGCCGGGCTGGCGGCCGAGCTGCACGACGCGCTGGTGGCCCTGCGCACTGAGTGGCCCCAGCTGGCCCGGGAGCTGGCGCTGGGCAGGCTGAGCCCCCGGCCCGGGCTGCCCGAGGGGCTGCAGGACCAGCTGCAGGCATTGCTGACCCCTGACGCTGCCCGGGCAGCCGAGCTCCGCGCTGAGTGCGCCCGCGGCTTCGAGGGCATCGCGTTGCGTCTGTGGCCGCAgctggaggtggtggtggtgaggaCGGCGCATGGGGCGGAGCGGCTCTACTGCGATTCCCTCCGCCAGGCCGACTGCCGGGGGCTGCCCTTCTATTGCCCCTTCTaccaggcagcaggag ccctgcttggTATAAACTTGTGGCCAGTGGAGCCGGTGCCTCgcttcctgctgtgccctgacTGGGCTTTCTGCGagttcctgccctgcctggccagCAAGGAGCCACGGACGGTGCTGCTGGATGAGCTCTGGGAGGGACGCGAGTATGGGCTGGTTGTGacagcccagccaggagagTACAG gtGCCGTACCGGGGAGGTGCTGAAGGTGACCGGCTTCCACAAGCAGTGTCCCATGGTGGAACCTGTGCGCAG GGAGAGCCAGACGCTGAGCGTGCGAGGTGAGAGCATCCCTGAGGAGCAGTTCTGCCAGAGCCTGTGCCGCGCCCTGACGATGTGGCCAGGTGCTCGCCTGATCGACTACGTCTGTGTGGAGAGCAGCCTGCTGG GCGACTCTTCGGGGCCCTGCGCCCCCCACTACGAGGTGTTCATGGAGCTGCAGGGCCTGCGGGACCTGTCGGAGGGGCAGCGCTATAAG CTGGACCAGTGTCTCCAGGAGGATTTCCCCACCTACAAATCCTTCCGCTTCAAGGGCAGCATTGGAGCCCTGCGCCTGCACCTGGTGAGGCCCGGGAGCTTCAGCCGCCTGCGGGAAGCACTGGGCTCCCCCACGCCCATGCCCAGGGTCCTGCGCGAAGAGCAGCTGCTGCGCCTCATCCAGGAATCAGTCATCTCGTAG
- the LOC120763830 gene encoding signal transducer and activator of transcription 5B isoform X1, with translation MAVWIQAQQLQGEALRQMQALYGQHFPIEVRHYLSQWIESQAWDSIDLDNPQENVKATQLLEGLIQELQKKADHQVGEDGFLLKIKLGHYATQLQNTYDRCPMELVRCIRHILYHEQRLVREANNSPSPSGSLVDAMSQKHLQINQTFEELRLITQDSENELKKLQQTQEYFIIQYQENLRLQAQFSQLSQLGPQERMSRETTLQQKKASLEAWLHREAQTLQQYRVDLAEKHQKTLQLLRKQQTTILDDELIQWKRRQQLAGNGGPPEGTLDVLQTWCEKLAEIIWQNRQQIRRAEHLCQQLPIPGPVEEMLSELNGTITDIISALVTSTFIIEKQPPQVLKTQTKFAATVRLLVGGKLNVHMNPPQVKATIISEQQAKALLKNESTRNESSGEILNNCCVMEYHQATGTLSAHFRNMSLKRIKRSDRRGAESVTEEKFTILFESQFSVGGNELVFQVKTLSLPVVVIVHGSQDNNATATVLWDNAFAEPGRVPFAVPDKVQWPQLCEALNMKFKAEVQSSRGLTKENLVFLAQKLFNSTSSHLEDYSSTTVSWSQFNRENLPGRNYTFWQWFDGVMEVLKKHLKPHWNDGAILGFVNKQQAHDLLINKPDGTFLLRFSDSEIGGITIAWKFDSSERMFWNLMPFTTRDFSIRSLADRLGDLSYLIYVFPDRPKDEVFSKYYTPVLCESTPAKAVDGYVKPQIKQVVPEFVNASGDSAPGGATYMDQAPSPAVCSQPHYNMYTQNPDPVLDPEGDFDLEDTMDVARHVEELLRRPVDSQWIPHAQS, from the exons ATGGCGGTGTGGATCCaggcccagcagctccagggcgAAGCCCTGCGGCAGATGCAGGCGCTCTATGGGCAGCACTTCCCCATCGAGGTGCGGCACTACCTGTCGCAGTGGATCGAGAGCCAGGCCTG GGACTCCATCGACCTCGACAACCCCCAGGAGAATGTGAAGGCGACGCAGCTTCTGGAGGGGCTgatccaggagctgcagaagaagGCGGACCACCAAGTGGGTGAGGACGGCTTCCTGCTGAAGATCAAGCTGGGGCACTACGCCACGCAGCTGCAG AACACGTATGACCGGTGCCCCATGGAGCTGGTGCGCTGCATCCGGCACATCCTCTACCACGAGCAGCGGCTGGTGCGGGAGGCGAACAAC AGCCCTTCCCCGTCCGGCTCCCTGGTGGATGCCATGTCCCAGAAGCACCTGCAGATTAACCAGACCTTCGAGGAGCTGCGGCTCATCACGCAGGACTCGGAGAACGAGCTCAAAAAGCTGCAGCAGACACAGGAATACTTCATCATCCAGTACCAGGAGAACTTGCGACTCCAAG cccagttctcccagctctcccagctgggcCCTCAGGAGCGCATGTCACGGGAGACGACgctgcagcagaaaaaggcatcgCTGGAGGCCTGGCTGCACCGTGAGGCCCAGACACTACAGCAGTACCGCGTG GACCTGGCTGAGAAGCACCAGAAGACGCTGCAGCTGCTGCGCAAGCAGCAAACAACCATCCTGGACGATGAGCTGATCCAGTGGAAGCGTCGGCAGCAGCTGGCGGGGAACGGGGGCCCGCCCGAAGGCACCTTGGACGTGCTGCAGACCTG GTGTGAGAAGCTGGCAGAGATCATCTGGCAGAACCGGCAGCAGATCCGCCGTGCCGAgcacctgtgccagcagctgccgATCCCAGGCCCGGTGGAGGAGATGCTGTCAGAGCTGAACGGCACCATCACTGACatcatctctgccctggtcaCCAG cACCTTCATCATCGAGAAGCAGCCTCCCCAAGTGCTGAAGACACAGACCAAGTTTGCAGCCACCGTGCGGCTCCTGGTGGGGGGGAAGCTGAATGTGCACATGAACCCTCCCCAAGTGAAGGCCACCATCATCAGCGAGCAGCAAGCCAAGGCCCTGCTGAAGAATGAGAGCACCCGCAA TGAGAGCAGCGGAGAGATCCTCAACAACTGCTGCGTGATGGAATATCACCAGGCCACTGGGACACTCAGCGCCCACTTCCGCAACATG TCCCTGAAGCGGATCAAGCGCTCGGATCGCCGCGGGGCTGAGTCAGTGACAGAGGAGAAATTCACCATCCTCTTTGAGTCGCAGTTCAGTGTGGGTGGGAATGAGCTGGTGTTCCAGGTGAAG acgctgtccctgcctgtggtggTGATTGTGCATGGGAGCCAGGACAACAATGCCACGGCCACCGTGCTTTGGGACAATGCCTTCGCTGAGCCC GGCCGTGTGCCCTTCGCTGTGCCCGACAAGGTGCAGTGGCCGCAGCTCTGCGAGGCGCTCAACATGAAGTTCAAGGCGGAGGTGCAGAGCAGCCGCGGGCTGACCAAGGAGAACCTGGTGTTCCTGGCACAGAAGCTCTTCAACAGCACCAGCTCCCACCTGGAAGACTACAGCAGCACCACAGTGTCCTGGTCCCAGTTCAACCGG GAAAACCTGCCTGGGAGGAATTACACCTTCTGGCAGTGGTTTGATGGGGTCATGGAGGTGCTGAAGAAGCATTTGAAGCCGCACTGGAATGACGG GGCCATCCTGGGCTTCGTCAACAAGCAGCAGGCGCACGACCTGCTCATCAACAAGCCCGACGGGACCTTCCTTCTGCGCTTCAGCGACTCGGAGATCGGTGGCATCACCATTGCCTGGAAGTTCGACTCCT CTGAGAGGATGTTCTGGAACCTGATGCCTTTCACCACCAGGGACTTCTCCATCCGCTCCTTGGCTGACCGCCTCGGGGATCTCAGTTACCTCATCTATGTGTTCCCCGACCGGCCCAAGGACGAGGTGTTCTCCAAGTACTACACGCCGGTTCTCTGTGAGTCCACGCCAG CTAAAGCTGTGGATGGATACGTGAAGCCACAGATCAAGCAAGTGGTGCCAGA GTTTGTCAATGCGTCAGGAGATTCTGCCCCTGGAGGGGCCACTTACATGGACCAGGCACCCTCGCCCGCTGTCTGCTCCCAGCCTCATTACAACATGTACACCCAGAA CCCCGACCCAGTGCTGGACCCCGAGGGTGATTTCGACCTGGAAGACACGATGGATGTGGCGAGGCacgtggaggagctgctgcgGCGCCCCGTGGACAGTCAGTGGATCCCCCACGCCCAGTCGTGA
- the LOC120763830 gene encoding signal transducer and activator of transcription 5B isoform X2 codes for MAVWIQAQQLQGEALRQMQALYGQHFPIEVRHYLSQWIESQAWDSIDLDNPQENVKATQLLEGLIQELQKKADHQVGEDGFLLKIKLGHYATQLQNTYDRCPMELVRCIRHILYHEQRLVREANNSPSPSGSLVDAMSQKHLQINQTFEELRLITQDSENELKKLQQTQEYFIIQYQENLRLQAQFSQLSQLGPQERMSRETTLQQKKASLEAWLHREAQTLQQYRVDLAEKHQKTLQLLRKQQTTILDDELIQWKRRQQLAGNGGPPEGTLDVLQTWCEKLAEIIWQNRQQIRRAEHLCQQLPIPGPVEEMLSELNGTITDIISALVTSTFIIEKQPPQVLKTQTKFAATVRLLVGGKLNVHMNPPQVKATIISEQQAKALLKNESTRNESSGEILNNCCVMEYHQATGTLSAHFRNMSLKRIKRSDRRGAESVTEEKFTILFESQFSVGGNELVFQVKTLSLPVVVIVHGSQDNNATATVLWDNAFAEPGRVPFAVPDKVQWPQLCEALNMKFKAEVQSSRGLTKENLVFLAQKLFNSTSSHLEDYSSTTVSWSQFNRENLPGRNYTFWQWFDGVMEVLKKHLKPHWNDGAILGFVNKQQAHDLLINKPDGTFLLRFSDSEIGGITIAWKFDSSERMFWNLMPFTTRDFSIRSLADRLGDLSYLIYVFPDRPKDEVFSKYYTPVLSKAVDGYVKPQIKQVVPEFVNASGDSAPGGATYMDQAPSPAVCSQPHYNMYTQNPDPVLDPEGDFDLEDTMDVARHVEELLRRPVDSQWIPHAQS; via the exons ATGGCGGTGTGGATCCaggcccagcagctccagggcgAAGCCCTGCGGCAGATGCAGGCGCTCTATGGGCAGCACTTCCCCATCGAGGTGCGGCACTACCTGTCGCAGTGGATCGAGAGCCAGGCCTG GGACTCCATCGACCTCGACAACCCCCAGGAGAATGTGAAGGCGACGCAGCTTCTGGAGGGGCTgatccaggagctgcagaagaagGCGGACCACCAAGTGGGTGAGGACGGCTTCCTGCTGAAGATCAAGCTGGGGCACTACGCCACGCAGCTGCAG AACACGTATGACCGGTGCCCCATGGAGCTGGTGCGCTGCATCCGGCACATCCTCTACCACGAGCAGCGGCTGGTGCGGGAGGCGAACAAC AGCCCTTCCCCGTCCGGCTCCCTGGTGGATGCCATGTCCCAGAAGCACCTGCAGATTAACCAGACCTTCGAGGAGCTGCGGCTCATCACGCAGGACTCGGAGAACGAGCTCAAAAAGCTGCAGCAGACACAGGAATACTTCATCATCCAGTACCAGGAGAACTTGCGACTCCAAG cccagttctcccagctctcccagctgggcCCTCAGGAGCGCATGTCACGGGAGACGACgctgcagcagaaaaaggcatcgCTGGAGGCCTGGCTGCACCGTGAGGCCCAGACACTACAGCAGTACCGCGTG GACCTGGCTGAGAAGCACCAGAAGACGCTGCAGCTGCTGCGCAAGCAGCAAACAACCATCCTGGACGATGAGCTGATCCAGTGGAAGCGTCGGCAGCAGCTGGCGGGGAACGGGGGCCCGCCCGAAGGCACCTTGGACGTGCTGCAGACCTG GTGTGAGAAGCTGGCAGAGATCATCTGGCAGAACCGGCAGCAGATCCGCCGTGCCGAgcacctgtgccagcagctgccgATCCCAGGCCCGGTGGAGGAGATGCTGTCAGAGCTGAACGGCACCATCACTGACatcatctctgccctggtcaCCAG cACCTTCATCATCGAGAAGCAGCCTCCCCAAGTGCTGAAGACACAGACCAAGTTTGCAGCCACCGTGCGGCTCCTGGTGGGGGGGAAGCTGAATGTGCACATGAACCCTCCCCAAGTGAAGGCCACCATCATCAGCGAGCAGCAAGCCAAGGCCCTGCTGAAGAATGAGAGCACCCGCAA TGAGAGCAGCGGAGAGATCCTCAACAACTGCTGCGTGATGGAATATCACCAGGCCACTGGGACACTCAGCGCCCACTTCCGCAACATG TCCCTGAAGCGGATCAAGCGCTCGGATCGCCGCGGGGCTGAGTCAGTGACAGAGGAGAAATTCACCATCCTCTTTGAGTCGCAGTTCAGTGTGGGTGGGAATGAGCTGGTGTTCCAGGTGAAG acgctgtccctgcctgtggtggTGATTGTGCATGGGAGCCAGGACAACAATGCCACGGCCACCGTGCTTTGGGACAATGCCTTCGCTGAGCCC GGCCGTGTGCCCTTCGCTGTGCCCGACAAGGTGCAGTGGCCGCAGCTCTGCGAGGCGCTCAACATGAAGTTCAAGGCGGAGGTGCAGAGCAGCCGCGGGCTGACCAAGGAGAACCTGGTGTTCCTGGCACAGAAGCTCTTCAACAGCACCAGCTCCCACCTGGAAGACTACAGCAGCACCACAGTGTCCTGGTCCCAGTTCAACCGG GAAAACCTGCCTGGGAGGAATTACACCTTCTGGCAGTGGTTTGATGGGGTCATGGAGGTGCTGAAGAAGCATTTGAAGCCGCACTGGAATGACGG GGCCATCCTGGGCTTCGTCAACAAGCAGCAGGCGCACGACCTGCTCATCAACAAGCCCGACGGGACCTTCCTTCTGCGCTTCAGCGACTCGGAGATCGGTGGCATCACCATTGCCTGGAAGTTCGACTCCT CTGAGAGGATGTTCTGGAACCTGATGCCTTTCACCACCAGGGACTTCTCCATCCGCTCCTTGGCTGACCGCCTCGGGGATCTCAGTTACCTCATCTATGTGTTCCCCGACCGGCCCAAGGACGAGGTGTTCTCCAAGTACTACACGCCGGTTCTCT CTAAAGCTGTGGATGGATACGTGAAGCCACAGATCAAGCAAGTGGTGCCAGA GTTTGTCAATGCGTCAGGAGATTCTGCCCCTGGAGGGGCCACTTACATGGACCAGGCACCCTCGCCCGCTGTCTGCTCCCAGCCTCATTACAACATGTACACCCAGAA CCCCGACCCAGTGCTGGACCCCGAGGGTGATTTCGACCTGGAAGACACGATGGATGTGGCGAGGCacgtggaggagctgctgcgGCGCCCCGTGGACAGTCAGTGGATCCCCCACGCCCAGTCGTGA